In Chitinophaga nivalis, a single genomic region encodes these proteins:
- a CDS encoding gluconokinase encodes MSDHTGYIIGIDIGTSSTKTIGLGLNGEVLAGFQQAYPTHHPQPGYSEQDQDEILQAVKNGIREVIRQTGRMPAAISFSSAMHSLLVLDAAGQALTPLITWADNRSEPYALALRDTPAGAEIYRQTGTPVHAMSPLCKIKWLREQQPDLFSRAAMFLGIKAYILHHFLGDYVTDHSIASATGLFDIHTLQWNATALEVAGISGVQLPRLVPADAVLTGLQPAIARELGIPADTPVVAGGSDGCLAQLGSQALDAGHATLTIGTSGAVRMAGSQPLTDAHRRLFTYLLTDHIYITGGASNNGGVVLQWLVHDLLQLPATALPQLVEAALTLPQDELICLPYLQGERAPVWNSRARAAFIGIQPQHTQAHFTRAVLEGICFALRSIRVALEETAGPVHKISVSGGFTHSPGWVQLLADVFGERMYLQQESDASALGAVMLAATALGLPLKIADREGVVFEPDMAQHAVYKERYQQFILLYEKLFS; translated from the coding sequence ATGAGTGATCACACAGGGTATATTATCGGCATAGACATCGGTACCAGCAGTACTAAAACGATTGGGCTGGGGTTAAACGGAGAAGTGCTGGCTGGTTTTCAACAGGCTTATCCCACGCATCATCCGCAGCCCGGCTACAGCGAGCAGGACCAGGATGAAATCCTGCAGGCCGTAAAAAACGGTATCCGGGAAGTGATCAGGCAAACGGGGCGTATGCCGGCAGCAATTTCCTTTAGTAGCGCCATGCATAGCCTGTTGGTGCTGGATGCCGCCGGCCAGGCGCTTACGCCACTGATTACCTGGGCCGATAACAGGAGTGAACCTTATGCCCTGGCCTTGCGGGATACGCCTGCCGGCGCGGAAATCTACCGGCAAACGGGTACTCCGGTGCATGCGATGTCGCCACTCTGCAAGATAAAATGGCTCCGGGAGCAACAGCCGGATCTCTTTAGTCGTGCTGCCATGTTTCTGGGCATTAAAGCATATATCCTGCATCATTTCTTGGGAGATTACGTGACGGATCATTCCATTGCTTCCGCCACAGGACTGTTTGATATCCACACCTTACAATGGAATGCCACTGCCCTGGAAGTAGCGGGTATATCAGGTGTGCAGCTACCACGGCTTGTGCCGGCGGATGCCGTGCTAACCGGCCTGCAACCGGCGATTGCCCGGGAGCTGGGCATTCCGGCGGATACACCGGTGGTAGCAGGAGGCAGTGATGGTTGCCTGGCCCAGCTGGGCAGTCAGGCACTGGATGCCGGCCATGCCACGCTTACCATTGGTACCAGCGGAGCGGTGAGGATGGCCGGATCGCAGCCGCTGACCGATGCCCATCGGCGTTTGTTTACCTACCTGCTGACAGATCATATATATATTACCGGTGGGGCGTCCAATAATGGAGGCGTTGTATTACAGTGGCTGGTGCATGATTTACTGCAGCTGCCGGCTACCGCACTGCCGCAGCTGGTGGAAGCTGCGTTGACACTGCCGCAGGATGAGCTGATATGCCTGCCGTATCTGCAGGGAGAAAGGGCGCCGGTATGGAATAGTCGTGCCCGTGCAGCTTTTATAGGCATACAGCCGCAACATACCCAGGCTCATTTTACCCGTGCGGTGCTGGAGGGTATTTGTTTTGCGTTGAGAAGTATCCGGGTGGCGCTGGAAGAAACGGCCGGCCCGGTGCATAAAATATCGGTCAGTGGCGGATTTACACATTCACCCGGATGGGTGCAGTTACTGGCGGATGTTTTCGGAGAGCGGATGTATTTACAGCAGGAAAGCGATGCTTCGGCATTGGGAGCGGTGATGCTGGCGGCTACAGCGCTGGGATTACCCTTGAAGATAGCCGACAGGGAAGGCGTGGTCTTTGAGCCGGATATGGCACAACATGCCGTTTATAAGGAACGCTATCAGCAGTTTATCTTGTTGTATGAGAAGTTATTTTCCTGA
- a CDS encoding ATP-binding cassette domain-containing protein, whose amino-acid sequence MQIQISHLMPIPLQEKLRQRHSDIWNQDVSFKPGTFVKIKAPSGTGKTTLIHYLYHIRNDYTGSVSFANRPWPAYSKNELAAVRQQQLSVIFQDLRLFEQLTALENIELKRTMLPNPYCTTEKIREMAAQLNVSHVLQQSGKTLSYGERQRIAIIRALAQPFQWLLMDEPFSHLDEENTRLAAALIARECKDRQAGFILTDLDHDQHFIYDVHYQL is encoded by the coding sequence ATGCAGATCCAGATCAGCCACCTGATGCCGATACCTTTGCAGGAGAAACTCCGGCAACGCCATTCGGACATCTGGAACCAGGACGTAAGTTTCAAGCCAGGCACTTTCGTGAAAATCAAAGCGCCTTCGGGTACAGGTAAAACCACCCTGATACATTACCTGTATCATATCCGTAACGACTATACGGGCAGTGTTTCCTTTGCCAACCGGCCCTGGCCGGCATACAGCAAAAATGAACTGGCCGCTGTTCGTCAGCAGCAGCTAAGCGTCATATTCCAGGATCTGCGGCTGTTCGAACAACTGACCGCCCTGGAAAATATAGAACTGAAGCGAACCATGCTCCCCAATCCTTATTGTACTACCGAAAAGATCCGGGAAATGGCTGCGCAACTCAACGTCAGCCATGTGCTGCAACAAAGCGGTAAAACGCTTTCCTACGGAGAACGGCAGCGTATTGCCATTATCCGCGCACTGGCCCAGCCTTTCCAATGGCTCCTGATGGATGAACCGTTCAGCCACCTCGATGAGGAAAACACCCGGTTGGCAGCTGCCCTGATTGCCAGGGAGTGTAAAGACCGCCAGGCTGGCTTTATCCTGACAGACCTCGATCATGATCAGCACTTTATATATGATGTGCATTACCAACTTTAA
- a CDS encoding YciI family protein translates to MFLILLQYIRPVAAVEHFMEAHTAFLQKHYDSGQFILSGRRKPKSGGLILCNASSRKEVEQIISEDPLEKYQLALYEIIEFEPTKYANTLEK, encoded by the coding sequence ATGTTTCTAATCTTATTACAGTACATCCGACCGGTTGCAGCGGTGGAGCACTTCATGGAGGCGCATACCGCCTTTCTGCAAAAGCACTACGACAGTGGTCAATTTATCTTGTCTGGCAGACGGAAGCCCAAGTCTGGCGGGCTTATTCTTTGTAATGCGTCCAGCCGGAAAGAAGTAGAACAGATTATCAGTGAAGATCCGCTGGAAAAGTACCAGCTTGCCTTATACGAGATCATTGAGTTTGAGCCAACTAAGTATGCCAATACATTGGAAAAATAA
- a CDS encoding SRPBCC family protein — protein MKVLKALAWIIGIILLVVIVLIFVAPTRVHVERAVEINAPATIVWNDIVKFERFNEWSTWKKMDSAAIYTITGEDGTVGAVNAWKGPKIGAGKLQHLSLDPYKSIQQKLSFISPFAAEADVRFELTEAAGKTKVVWSFETHYDRPQNVMGMLMKGALEKDFDQGLSNLKSMAEADKKGPGTPNGIDVAVKEMDFPATTYAAVRKTIPFKSISDYYHKNLGPLYVAATKAQLQPGAPCGLFFTWDDKKQQTDMAAAIPVPEGSKPGNGYEIITLPAAKAAYANYYGPYDKIANAHVALRKFVTNKGKKIIPPAIEMYITDPGVEKDSSKWLTKVIYFMQ, from the coding sequence ATGAAAGTCTTAAAAGCGCTCGCCTGGATCATAGGGATCATACTGCTTGTTGTTATTGTATTGATCTTTGTTGCGCCTACCCGCGTACACGTGGAACGCGCAGTAGAGATCAATGCTCCTGCCACTATTGTGTGGAATGATATCGTGAAATTTGAACGTTTCAACGAATGGAGTACCTGGAAAAAAATGGACTCCGCGGCCATCTACACCATTACCGGAGAAGACGGCACCGTTGGCGCAGTGAATGCCTGGAAAGGCCCTAAAATCGGAGCGGGTAAACTACAGCACCTCTCCCTGGACCCTTATAAAAGTATTCAACAGAAATTGTCCTTTATCAGCCCCTTTGCTGCAGAAGCAGATGTACGCTTTGAATTAACGGAAGCGGCCGGTAAAACCAAAGTTGTCTGGAGCTTCGAAACCCATTACGACCGTCCGCAGAATGTGATGGGCATGCTGATGAAAGGCGCACTGGAAAAAGACTTTGACCAGGGCCTCAGTAATCTTAAAAGCATGGCAGAGGCCGACAAAAAAGGCCCCGGTACCCCCAATGGCATCGATGTAGCGGTAAAAGAAATGGATTTTCCGGCAACTACGTATGCGGCTGTACGAAAAACGATTCCTTTCAAAAGTATTTCGGACTACTATCATAAAAACCTGGGCCCTCTTTATGTGGCAGCTACTAAAGCCCAACTGCAGCCCGGTGCCCCCTGTGGTCTGTTCTTCACCTGGGACGATAAAAAACAGCAAACAGATATGGCGGCCGCCATCCCGGTGCCGGAAGGCAGTAAACCTGGTAACGGATACGAAATCATTACCCTGCCTGCGGCAAAGGCTGCATATGCCAACTATTATGGGCCTTATGATAAAATTGCCAACGCGCACGTGGCTTTGAGGAAATTCGTTACAAACAAGGGAAAAAAGATAATACCGCCTGCGATAGAAATGTATATAACCGATCCCGGCGTTGAAAAAGATAGCAGCAAATGGCTGACGAAAGTCATCTACTTTATGCAGTGA
- a CDS encoding DUF4836 family protein: MKRTFSKVVLTAVSAAVLLAACSKVPDESKHIPKTAGVVLDLNAKQISQKLVTNGVTMDKLFSAVQNKDTANQMTKAWKDAENSGVDLKGHFFASVVFQGVATENKSYLSLTASLTDAAKFEDYLKKNVPDFSLKTQNDFKYIWQEKQQAVIGWTKSTVIYISLFNANDLQKFAPPGTPGLPAPTDNNEYQEEAAVADSAVAVPAALVAAEETAPKAWVDEIDHLFHLKKEETAGSIEAFAKLLKENADMGVFVNPEAIYNSAQFTMIPANFKKLMQDSYYTGTVNFEKGKIVMDGSSFMGKELAAIYKKSDKKVIDMDMLKKYPSDNITGFLSYAFDFHVIGEIIKSTGMDGLANAFLSGKSGLTLDDILNAFEGQLTYIASDFAITKKESEYFPGEFTEKPEAKWIFNLKVGNKDAFNKVMTSPLLKDMFAREGDRYVISNPMVAAGFPPISITEKFITVGSDSVLLQQYLAGKGSIKLPEGIESKVKGSMIGGYVDLEKITKTIPEDKLADDEKPLMQSVKNLFKDISLVGHPLEGNVQHTEAVLTFKNKDENSLVQLINFGTAAAKVIQDKKAKEKAYEDSLLSAPVDTAATAAY; encoded by the coding sequence ATGAAAAGAACATTTTCAAAAGTTGTGTTAACTGCTGTATCTGCAGCGGTACTGTTGGCAGCTTGCTCTAAAGTGCCTGATGAAAGTAAGCATATCCCGAAAACAGCAGGTGTTGTATTGGACCTCAATGCCAAACAAATCAGTCAGAAACTGGTCACCAATGGTGTAACCATGGATAAACTGTTTTCTGCTGTGCAGAATAAAGACACGGCCAACCAAATGACAAAAGCCTGGAAAGACGCGGAAAATTCCGGTGTTGATCTGAAAGGACATTTCTTTGCTTCTGTTGTTTTTCAGGGCGTGGCTACTGAAAATAAATCTTACCTGAGCCTGACGGCGTCACTCACAGACGCCGCTAAATTTGAGGATTACCTCAAAAAAAATGTGCCTGATTTCTCCCTGAAAACACAAAATGATTTCAAATATATCTGGCAGGAAAAACAACAGGCAGTAATCGGCTGGACTAAATCCACTGTGATTTATATCAGCCTGTTTAACGCGAATGATCTGCAGAAATTTGCACCTCCGGGAACGCCAGGCCTGCCTGCACCAACTGATAACAACGAATACCAGGAAGAAGCAGCGGTGGCGGATTCTGCTGTTGCTGTTCCTGCCGCACTGGTAGCTGCTGAAGAAACAGCGCCTAAAGCATGGGTAGATGAAATCGATCACCTCTTCCACCTGAAAAAAGAAGAAACTGCCGGTTCTATCGAAGCCTTTGCCAAACTGCTGAAAGAAAATGCAGACATGGGTGTTTTTGTAAATCCGGAAGCGATCTACAACAGCGCACAGTTTACCATGATACCTGCCAATTTCAAAAAACTGATGCAGGATAGCTACTATACCGGTACTGTTAACTTTGAAAAAGGTAAAATTGTAATGGACGGTTCTTCCTTCATGGGTAAAGAATTAGCAGCCATCTATAAAAAGTCTGATAAGAAGGTGATTGACATGGATATGCTGAAAAAATATCCTTCCGACAACATCACCGGTTTTCTTTCTTACGCTTTTGATTTTCATGTCATCGGCGAAATTATCAAATCCACTGGTATGGACGGTTTGGCAAATGCTTTCCTGTCTGGCAAATCCGGTCTTACCCTGGATGATATCCTGAATGCATTTGAAGGACAGCTGACTTATATCGCTTCCGACTTTGCCATCACCAAGAAGGAGTCCGAATATTTCCCGGGCGAATTCACCGAGAAACCGGAAGCTAAATGGATCTTCAACCTGAAAGTAGGTAACAAGGATGCATTCAATAAAGTAATGACTTCTCCGCTGCTGAAAGATATGTTTGCCCGCGAAGGCGACCGCTATGTAATCAGCAACCCAATGGTAGCAGCTGGATTCCCGCCGATTTCCATCACAGAGAAATTTATTACCGTAGGTTCCGACAGCGTACTCCTGCAGCAATACCTGGCTGGAAAAGGTAGCATCAAACTGCCGGAAGGTATTGAAAGCAAAGTAAAAGGTAGCATGATAGGCGGTTATGTAGATCTGGAAAAGATCACTAAAACAATCCCTGAGGATAAACTGGCCGATGATGAAAAACCACTGATGCAAAGTGTGAAAAACCTGTTCAAAGACATCTCTCTGGTAGGACATCCGCTGGAAGGTAATGTACAACACACCGAAGCAGTACTGACCTTTAAAAACAAAGACGAAAACAGCCTGGTACAGTTGATTAACTTCGGTACTGCTGCTGCTAAAGTAATACAGGACAAAAAAGCCAAAGAAAAAGCATACGAAGATAGCCTGCTGTCAGCACCGGTAGATACTGCCGCTACTGCAGCCTATTAA
- a CDS encoding GMC family oxidoreductase, which yields MAFEIKKQGKTYDVCIVGSGAGGGMAAKIMSEAGLKVALLEAGPKYDPADPEQATQLKWPYESPRRGASTTRPFGDFDAAYGGWEINGEPYTKKDGTEFDWFRSRMLGGRTNHWGRISLRFGERDFKHKSYDGLGDDWPISYAEVAPFYDRVDKMIGVFGSKENLPNEPDGFFLPPPKPRLHELMVKRAGERLGIPVIPSRLSILTRSVNKDRSPCFYCSQCSRGCTVYGDFSSSSVLIKPAMKSGHVDLYTNAMVREVLTDNSGKATGVAYVDKTDMQEYSVNASIVVLAASACESARLLLNSKSAKHPNGLANSSGVVGKYLHDSTGASRSGFVPHLMDRKRYNEDGVGGMHVYIPWWLDNKKLDFARGYHIELGGGMNMPSYGFGFGMEKMNGKYPGRDNKPKAAGGYGASLKDDYRRFFGAHIGFAGRGECIAREDNYCEIDPNVVDKFGIPVLRFHYTWSDEEVKQARHMQDTFEQLIVEMGGIPSGTKPGADTKYGLENPGRIIHEVGTTRMGNDPRTSVLNKFNQAHDVKNLFVVDGGAFVSQADKNPTWTILALSIRASEYIIDQLKKKNI from the coding sequence ATGGCTTTTGAAATTAAAAAACAAGGCAAAACTTACGACGTATGTATAGTTGGCTCTGGCGCCGGTGGCGGTATGGCAGCTAAAATTATGTCGGAAGCCGGCCTTAAAGTGGCGCTCCTGGAAGCGGGGCCCAAGTACGATCCGGCAGATCCGGAACAGGCCACCCAATTAAAATGGCCTTATGAATCGCCCAGAAGAGGCGCCAGTACGACCCGCCCTTTCGGCGACTTCGATGCCGCCTACGGCGGATGGGAGATTAACGGTGAACCGTATACGAAAAAAGACGGCACCGAATTCGACTGGTTCCGCTCCCGCATGCTGGGCGGACGCACCAACCACTGGGGCCGCATCTCTCTCCGTTTCGGGGAACGCGATTTCAAACATAAAAGCTATGATGGCCTGGGCGACGACTGGCCTATCAGCTACGCCGAAGTAGCGCCTTTCTATGACCGTGTAGATAAAATGATCGGCGTATTCGGCTCCAAAGAAAACCTGCCCAATGAACCGGACGGTTTCTTCCTTCCTCCTCCCAAACCCAGACTACATGAACTGATGGTAAAAAGAGCCGGAGAACGTTTAGGCATTCCCGTTATCCCGTCGCGATTATCCATTCTTACCCGCTCTGTTAATAAAGATCGTAGTCCCTGTTTTTACTGCAGTCAGTGCAGCCGCGGCTGTACCGTATATGGCGACTTCTCCTCTTCTTCTGTGCTGATTAAACCCGCTATGAAAAGTGGTCATGTAGACCTGTATACCAATGCCATGGTACGCGAAGTACTGACCGACAACAGCGGCAAAGCCACCGGCGTTGCCTATGTGGATAAAACTGATATGCAGGAATATTCTGTCAATGCCAGCATAGTAGTACTCGCTGCCAGTGCCTGCGAATCGGCCCGGTTGCTGCTCAACTCCAAATCTGCCAAACACCCCAACGGACTCGCCAATTCCAGCGGTGTGGTGGGTAAATACCTCCATGACTCGACTGGCGCCTCCAGATCGGGCTTTGTGCCTCATCTGATGGACCGTAAGCGGTACAATGAAGACGGCGTAGGCGGTATGCACGTATATATTCCGTGGTGGCTCGATAATAAAAAGCTCGACTTCGCCCGCGGTTACCATATTGAGCTGGGAGGCGGCATGAATATGCCTTCCTATGGATTTGGTTTTGGTATGGAGAAGATGAACGGCAAATATCCGGGCCGCGATAACAAACCCAAAGCAGCCGGTGGTTACGGTGCATCTCTGAAAGATGACTACCGCCGCTTTTTCGGCGCGCACATTGGCTTTGCCGGCAGAGGAGAATGTATTGCCCGGGAAGATAACTACTGCGAGATAGATCCGAATGTGGTAGATAAGTTCGGCATTCCGGTATTGCGCTTTCACTACACCTGGAGCGACGAGGAAGTGAAACAGGCCCGGCACATGCAGGATACTTTTGAACAGCTGATTGTAGAAATGGGCGGTATTCCATCTGGTACCAAACCCGGTGCTGATACCAAATACGGACTGGAAAATCCTGGCCGTATCATCCACGAAGTAGGTACTACCCGCATGGGGAACGATCCTCGTACCTCTGTGCTGAATAAGTTCAACCAGGCGCATGATGTGAAAAACCTCTTTGTGGTAGACGGCGGCGCATTTGTATCACAGGCCGATAAGAATCCCACCTGGACTATTCTGGCGCTCTCTATACGGGCATCTGAATATATCATCGATCAACTGAAAAAGAAGAATATCTGA
- a CDS encoding FtsX-like permease family protein, whose product MRPFFDLLKKIIQTGVGKSRFLMAAAGLGIAMLLILIAIQAHSDFNQLLYGTKNQNETADFLVINKKITNSMMGQAGKSIFTPAEIDQIRQQPFVQAFGLVTSSQYRVVVQAPGDLHFATDMFFESVPDSFLDVKATEWTWTTSDRTIPIILPSDFLNLYNFGFSLSQDLPQISQETVKALPLEVVISGSAGSAQFVGHVTGFSDRISSFLVPASFMNWANEKFGTGVVAGTSRIIIKTPDPSNPALVKFLEDNGYTTNQDKLKFSKTRMIVQTIVSVIGFFGLILLFFALLVFSMFIQLIITSCKREIQLLVMLGTAPRQLQRYLLKQFVPLYIIIGLVALLLLTGLQYGVATVLARHDMLVSPWPGLPVAGGALLILTLVYVVNLLTVNKYVNREA is encoded by the coding sequence ATGCGCCCCTTTTTTGACCTGCTAAAGAAAATTATTCAAACCGGTGTTGGTAAAAGCCGATTCCTGATGGCTGCTGCCGGCCTGGGTATTGCCATGTTGTTGATTCTGATTGCCATACAGGCGCATTCTGATTTTAACCAGTTACTCTATGGTACCAAAAATCAGAATGAAACAGCCGACTTCCTGGTCATCAACAAAAAGATAACCAACAGCATGATGGGACAAGCCGGCAAAAGTATTTTTACGCCGGCAGAAATTGATCAGATCAGACAACAGCCTTTCGTACAGGCCTTTGGGTTAGTGACTTCCAGTCAGTACCGGGTAGTGGTACAAGCGCCCGGCGACCTGCATTTTGCTACAGATATGTTTTTTGAATCGGTACCCGACAGCTTCCTGGATGTAAAAGCAACAGAATGGACCTGGACAACCAGCGACCGTACCATACCCATCATATTACCCAGCGATTTTTTAAACCTCTATAACTTCGGTTTTTCGCTCAGCCAGGACCTGCCGCAGATCTCCCAGGAAACAGTCAAAGCCCTGCCCCTGGAGGTAGTCATCAGCGGTAGTGCAGGATCAGCGCAGTTTGTAGGACATGTAACCGGATTCTCAGACCGCATTTCTTCCTTTCTGGTCCCCGCTTCTTTTATGAACTGGGCTAATGAAAAGTTCGGCACAGGTGTTGTCGCCGGTACTTCCCGCATTATCATCAAAACACCGGACCCTTCTAACCCGGCATTGGTAAAGTTTCTGGAAGATAATGGCTATACCACCAACCAGGATAAACTGAAATTCAGCAAAACAAGAATGATCGTACAAACAATTGTATCCGTGATCGGATTTTTTGGACTGATATTACTGTTTTTCGCCCTGCTGGTATTTAGTATGTTCATCCAGCTGATCATAACTTCCTGTAAACGGGAAATTCAGTTGCTGGTGATGCTGGGCACAGCACCGCGGCAACTGCAACGATATTTACTGAAACAGTTTGTTCCCTTGTATATTATTATTGGATTGGTGGCCTTACTGTTGCTGACCGGACTGCAATATGGTGTGGCTACAGTACTGGCCAGACATGACATGTTGGTATCTCCCTGGCCTGGCCTGCCGGTAGCAGGAGGGGCCTTGTTAATACTAACATTGGTATATGTCGTGAATCTGCTGACCGTGAATAAGTATGTAAACCGGGAGGCGTGA
- the mutL gene encoding DNA mismatch repair endonuclease MutL yields the protein MADIINLLPDNIANQIAAGEVIQRPASAVKELLENAVDAGATEIQLIIKDAGKELVQVIDNGGGMSETDARMCFERHATSKIQSIEDLFQITTMGFRGEALASIAAVSQVELKTRKKGSEIGSYIEIDNSQVKKQEPCQTAEGTSIAMKNLFFNVPARRNFLKSNTAEMRHIVDEFIRVAMAFPQLQFSLTSNNQQLFHLDKGSLKQRIVAILGQHYNARLVSVKETTDYMNVYGFAGKPETAKKTRGDQFFFVNNRYIKSPYLHHAVMSAFADIIPADSFPLYVLFIDVNPEHVDINVHPTKQEIKFDDEKLMYAFVQSAVKHSLAQFNVTATLDFDLDPSIQALDAVSKPFTAQQQNESTLSPLYKSFTQANQAHMIDKSSNSSNLKHWKDLYSGGGDQYTTTSYPAETEQETESRPAVTYESQPHATASVIDERWQDTPTDQKVPVQVHQQYILSQIKSGFILIDQQAAHERILYERYQRALLETPMATQQSLFPQTLQLPPADAILIGEMLPDLQALGYDLEPFGNHTFVVRGTPADIQQGNDQATIEGLLEQFKHFSHELKVNKREQLIRSMARNNAIPAGKVLSSREMQNIIDELFACSMPNVAPGGKFTFISFKLTDLARMFERGN from the coding sequence GTGGCGGATATCATCAATTTATTACCAGACAATATAGCGAACCAGATAGCTGCAGGAGAAGTGATACAAAGACCCGCATCAGCGGTAAAGGAATTGCTCGAAAACGCAGTGGATGCAGGTGCAACAGAAATTCAGCTGATCATCAAGGATGCAGGCAAAGAGTTGGTGCAGGTAATTGATAACGGCGGCGGTATGAGCGAAACAGACGCCCGGATGTGCTTTGAACGCCATGCTACCTCCAAAATACAATCCATAGAAGACCTTTTCCAGATTACTACCATGGGATTCAGAGGTGAAGCCCTCGCTTCCATCGCAGCGGTTTCCCAGGTAGAACTCAAAACCCGGAAAAAAGGCTCCGAAATAGGCTCCTATATAGAAATTGATAATAGCCAGGTGAAAAAGCAGGAACCCTGCCAGACAGCAGAAGGAACCAGCATCGCCATGAAAAACCTCTTCTTCAATGTGCCCGCCCGCAGGAACTTCCTGAAAAGCAACACAGCAGAAATGCGGCATATCGTAGATGAATTCATCCGCGTTGCCATGGCCTTCCCACAGCTCCAGTTTTCCCTGACCAGCAATAATCAACAACTTTTCCACCTGGATAAAGGCTCCCTGAAACAACGTATCGTTGCCATTCTCGGACAACACTACAACGCCCGCCTCGTCAGTGTAAAGGAAACCACGGACTATATGAACGTATATGGTTTCGCCGGTAAACCCGAAACTGCCAAAAAAACCAGGGGCGACCAGTTCTTCTTCGTCAACAACCGCTATATCAAAAGCCCTTACCTGCATCATGCAGTGATGAGCGCTTTCGCAGATATTATTCCGGCAGACAGCTTCCCCCTGTACGTGTTGTTCATTGATGTAAATCCGGAACATGTGGATATCAATGTGCATCCCACCAAACAGGAAATCAAGTTCGACGACGAAAAGCTCATGTATGCTTTCGTACAATCTGCCGTAAAACACTCCCTGGCCCAGTTCAATGTAACCGCTACGCTGGACTTTGACCTGGACCCCAGCATTCAGGCACTCGATGCTGTCAGCAAGCCATTCACGGCTCAGCAACAGAACGAATCAACCCTGTCGCCGCTCTATAAGTCATTCACCCAGGCCAACCAGGCCCACATGATCGACAAAAGCAGCAACAGCAGCAACCTGAAACACTGGAAAGACCTGTACAGCGGCGGTGGCGATCAGTATACCACTACCTCCTACCCCGCAGAAACAGAACAGGAAACAGAAAGCCGGCCGGCTGTCACCTACGAAAGTCAGCCACACGCTACTGCTTCTGTCATCGATGAACGCTGGCAGGACACGCCTACAGACCAGAAAGTACCCGTACAGGTACATCAGCAATATATTCTGTCCCAGATCAAATCGGGCTTCATATTAATAGATCAGCAGGCAGCCCATGAAAGAATCCTGTATGAGCGCTATCAACGCGCCCTGCTCGAAACTCCCATGGCTACCCAGCAAAGCCTGTTCCCGCAAACATTACAGCTGCCACCGGCAGATGCCATCCTGATTGGCGAAATGTTACCGGACCTTCAGGCACTGGGATACGACCTGGAACCTTTCGGCAACCACACCTTCGTCGTACGCGGTACACCCGCCGATATACAGCAGGGCAACGACCAAGCTACCATCGAAGGACTGCTGGAACAGTTCAAACATTTCAGCCACGAACTGAAAGTCAACAAACGGGAACAACTGATCCGCTCCATGGCGCGCAATAATGCCATCCCGGCCGGAAAAGTGCTGTCATCCCGCGAAATGCAGAATATCATCGATGAACTCTTTGCCTGCAGTATGCCCAACGTAGCACCTGGCGGCAAGTTCACCTTCATCTCCTTTAAACTTACTGACCTGGCGCGTATGTTTGAACGCGGCAATTAA
- the msrB gene encoding peptide-methionine (R)-S-oxide reductase MsrB, translating into MEDGKKKGDVYSRTDTSKVNLTDEEWKKQLPQDVYNIAREKGTEWAFTGKYWNSTEKGTYYCAACGNPLFVSDAKFESSCGWPSFFQPITKTSVIYAPDNTHGMHRTEVMCGRCKAHLGHVFDDGPPPTGLRYCINSVILDFDQAKEADKHFKDQEKDKTKE; encoded by the coding sequence ATGGAAGATGGAAAAAAGAAGGGAGATGTATACTCCCGCACGGATACCAGCAAAGTAAATTTGACTGACGAAGAATGGAAAAAACAACTGCCACAGGATGTGTACAATATTGCCCGGGAAAAAGGCACTGAATGGGCCTTTACCGGAAAATACTGGAACAGCACAGAAAAAGGAACCTACTACTGCGCTGCCTGCGGCAATCCATTATTTGTATCCGATGCCAAATTTGAAAGCAGCTGCGGCTGGCCCAGCTTCTTTCAGCCAATTACCAAAACCAGCGTTATTTATGCACCGGACAATACCCACGGTATGCATCGTACCGAAGTAATGTGCGGCCGCTGTAAAGCGCATCTGGGCCACGTATTTGACGACGGACCTCCGCCAACAGGTTTGCGTTACTGCATCAACTCCGTTATCCTGGATTTTGACCAGGCGAAAGAAGCCGACAAGCATTTTAAAGACCAGGAAAAAGACAAAACGAAAGAATAA